Proteins encoded in a region of the Candidatus Acetothermia bacterium genome:
- a CDS encoding glycosyltransferase family 2 protein: MLAGITLGIGVGFLLAGLGYLKARWATRLLTRLRGRADASVAVVIATRNEESVIENTLRTLLTTAPPGARVLVVDESTDATPEILRRLALEFPTLEVLSDPQVRGKPAALNLALDHVTEDIVLLLDADARVDGAFLAEYTALFANPQVQAVFADFASYNARRSLPVVFQDLFFAFAKTFVFSGLVWRPVFMNCGVFVRREVFRKVGKFDPRTTVDDFDLGIRMAKQGLHAAFVLGRRCQIQYALGLRDLFRQHCRWYTGGIKKMFEEIQRGDLSYVVLMAGVGVVVYFPQMALILGKALSIPFLVTVVLPGAMSALYAAAIFAYLLHRPQSGREVLANVVLGFPAVYLLLQAAIAVSFFRTFTSNHSWYKVRRERA, encoded by the coding sequence ATGCTCGCAGGCATCACCCTCGGCATCGGGGTCGGATTCCTGCTCGCGGGGCTCGGATACCTCAAGGCCCGGTGGGCCACTCGGCTCCTGACGCGCCTCCGCGGCCGAGCCGACGCCAGCGTGGCCGTGGTCATCGCCACCCGGAACGAGGAGAGCGTCATCGAGAACACCCTCCGCACCCTCCTCACCACCGCCCCGCCCGGCGCCCGCGTGCTGGTGGTGGACGAGTCCACCGACGCCACCCCGGAGATCCTGCGCCGGCTTGCCCTGGAGTTCCCCACCCTGGAAGTCCTGTCCGACCCCCAGGTGCGGGGGAAGCCGGCCGCCCTGAACCTGGCCCTGGACCACGTGACCGAGGACATCGTCCTCCTCCTCGACGCCGATGCCCGAGTGGATGGGGCGTTCCTCGCCGAGTACACGGCTCTCTTCGCCAACCCCCAGGTCCAGGCGGTGTTCGCCGACTTTGCGTCCTACAACGCCAGGCGGTCGCTACCGGTGGTGTTCCAGGACCTGTTCTTCGCGTTTGCCAAGACGTTCGTGTTCTCCGGTCTCGTCTGGCGGCCGGTGTTCATGAACTGCGGGGTGTTCGTGCGCCGGGAGGTGTTTCGGAAGGTGGGGAAGTTCGACCCGCGCACCACGGTGGACGACTTCGACCTCGGGATCCGGATGGCCAAGCAGGGGCTGCACGCGGCGTTCGTCCTGGGGAGGCGCTGCCAGATCCAGTACGCCCTGGGGCTCCGGGACCTGTTCCGCCAGCACTGCCGGTGGTACACGGGCGGGATCAAGAAGATGTTCGAGGAGATCCAGCGCGGCGACCTCTCGTACGTCGTCCTCATGGCCGGGGTAGGCGTGGTGGTGTACTTCCCCCAGATGGCCCTGATCCTGGGCAAGGCGCTATCCATCCCGTTCTTGGTGACCGTCGTTCTACCGGGGGCGATGAGCGCGCTCTATGCGGCGGCGATCTTCGCCTACCTCCTTCACCGCCCGCAGAGCGGGCGTGAGGTTTTGGCCAACGTGGTCCTCGGGTTCCCCGCGGTTTACCTCCTGCTCCAGGCGGCGATCGCCGTGTCCTTCTTCCGGACGTTCACCAGCAACCACAGCTGGTACAAGGTACGGCGGGAAAGGGCGTAG
- a CDS encoding 1-acyl-sn-glycerol-3-phosphate acyltransferase, whose amino-acid sequence MAGEGLPRPSGQPVPLRWPTRLGSFLLAPIREVIWLFYVGAILLLPALVRSEKRGQVPGGPCLFCVTHVGNFDPLFVVRQSRLWRMKAVYQVDKPYPLVRFLYRSFWRFRVTQDPELKPILNPRTVAEVVRYLRRGGRVMIYPEGYRCWERRLYPGVAVIAHRAGVPIVPVGIENGYTLRPERETEPLFRVVRQVIRDYRRLGRVTVHFGGPIFPDPSRAEAEDVPRLMRAVETAFQDFYRRFYGLPGPVWAPSDVRWP is encoded by the coding sequence ATGGCCGGTGAGGGCCTGCCCCGGCCATCCGGCCAGCCCGTCCCGCTCCGGTGGCCCACGCGGCTCGGCAGCTTTCTCCTCGCTCCGATCCGGGAAGTGATCTGGCTGTTCTACGTCGGAGCCATCCTCCTCCTGCCGGCGCTCGTCCGGTCGGAAAAGCGAGGGCAAGTCCCAGGGGGGCCGTGCCTGTTCTGCGTGACCCACGTCGGCAACTTCGACCCCCTGTTTGTGGTCCGGCAGTCCCGGCTGTGGCGGATGAAGGCCGTGTACCAGGTGGACAAACCGTACCCGCTGGTTCGGTTCCTGTACCGCTCGTTCTGGCGGTTCCGGGTCACCCAGGATCCCGAGCTGAAGCCGATCCTCAACCCACGCACGGTAGCCGAGGTCGTCCGCTACCTCCGGCGCGGCGGACGGGTGATGATCTACCCCGAGGGGTACCGGTGCTGGGAGCGACGGCTGTACCCGGGGGTGGCGGTGATTGCCCATCGGGCGGGTGTGCCCATCGTCCCGGTGGGGATCGAGAACGGGTACACCCTCCGTCCGGAGCGGGAGACGGAGCCGCTGTTCCGGGTGGTGCGCCAGGTGATCCGGGACTACCGGCGGCTGGGCCGGGTGACCGTGCACTTCGGCGGCCCGATCTTCCCCGACCCTTCCCGGGCGGAGGCGGAGGACGTGCCACGGCTGATGCGGGCGGTGGAGACGGCCTTTCAGGACTTCTACCGGCGGTTCTATGGCCTCCCCGGCCCGGTGTGGGCTCCCTCGGATGTGAGGTGGCCCTAA
- a CDS encoding glycosyltransferase translates to MPVRITVVMPVLNEERFLPETLAWLRRQTFTDFELVVVDNGSTDQSPEIARRFADRLIVEPQRGAVFAMHRGFTEAAGELVACADADTLYPSGWLAKMVKALDAAGVVAAYGPMGFRESGPVRRRLEVLGYSMLAGLSRAFGVPLAGAANLGMWKDAYFAVGGYPPLAHLASPDFRLVQKLARVGRVRFVPTMACYTSNRRFVRANLVSGFYQGFRYWLDVALGRGRLTDDQYWGREHARRKTNGR, encoded by the coding sequence ATGCCGGTCAGGATCACCGTGGTCATGCCCGTGCTCAACGAGGAGCGGTTCCTCCCGGAGACCCTGGCCTGGCTCAGGCGGCAAACGTTCACCGACTTCGAGCTCGTGGTGGTGGACAACGGGAGCACCGACCAAAGCCCCGAGATCGCCCGTCGGTTCGCGGACCGCCTGATCGTCGAGCCCCAGCGGGGGGCGGTGTTCGCCATGCACCGCGGGTTCACCGAGGCGGCCGGGGAGCTCGTCGCCTGCGCCGATGCCGACACCCTGTACCCGTCCGGTTGGCTGGCCAAGATGGTGAAGGCGCTGGACGCGGCCGGCGTGGTGGCGGCCTATGGGCCGATGGGGTTCCGGGAGAGCGGGCCGGTGAGGCGGCGCCTAGAGGTCCTGGGGTACTCCATGCTCGCCGGGCTGTCCCGGGCGTTCGGGGTCCCCTTGGCCGGGGCAGCCAACCTGGGGATGTGGAAGGACGCGTACTTCGCGGTCGGCGGGTACCCGCCCCTCGCCCACCTCGCCTCCCCGGACTTTCGGCTGGTCCAGAAGCTCGCCCGGGTGGGAAGGGTTCGGTTCGTCCCCACCATGGCCTGCTACACCTCGAACCGCCGGTTCGTACGGGCGAACCTCGTGTCCGGGTTCTACCAGGGGTTTCGGTATTGGCTGGACGTGGCCCTAGGCCGGGGTCGGCTCACGGATGACCAGTATTGGGGAAGGGAACACGCACGGCGGAAGACCAATGGCCGGTGA
- a CDS encoding NTPase codes for MRIAVTGQPGVGKTTLVLRVVERVSLSCGGMVTQEIRKCGRRVGFALRDLATGREGVLAHIHLADGPEFGRYRLNLRDLEEIGAAAIERAIHAAELVVVDEVGPMELCSPRFVAAVGQALGEARNLLVTVHRASNHPLAYCIRHGVDHYLRLTPANRDAQLRAVLQFLSGQG; via the coding sequence ATGAGGATCGCCGTCACCGGCCAGCCTGGAGTGGGCAAGACGACGCTTGTCCTGCGGGTGGTGGAGCGGGTGTCGCTTTCCTGTGGAGGCATGGTGACCCAAGAGATCCGGAAGTGCGGCCGGCGGGTGGGGTTCGCACTCCGGGACCTCGCCACCGGCCGGGAGGGAGTGCTCGCCCACATCCACCTCGCGGACGGGCCCGAGTTCGGGCGGTACCGGCTCAACCTGCGCGACCTCGAGGAGATCGGGGCGGCGGCGATCGAGCGCGCGATCCACGCGGCGGAACTGGTGGTGGTGGACGAGGTGGGGCCGATGGAGCTCTGCTCCCCGCGGTTCGTGGCCGCGGTGGGGCAGGCGCTCGGGGAGGCGAGGAACCTCCTGGTCACCGTGCACCGGGCGTCCAACCATCCCCTGGCCTACTGCATCCGCCATGGGGTGGATCACTACCTCCGCCTTACCCCGGCGAACCGGGATGCCCAGCTCCGGGCCGTGCTGCAGTTCCTGTCCGGGCAGGGTTAG